A genome region from Bdellovibrionota bacterium includes the following:
- a CDS encoding YicC/YloC family endoribonuclease has translation MKSMTCYGYASQKTDFGLIEVSIKSVNGRFLEIRTHLPPEYLKLESDIKKRSTNILRRGSVSIFMGRKKDPLKESAQVSVKKDLARNWMKAFHDLSQELKIKSSVSMDTIAQIPNLFVINEDVAVTPKEIKTLNVLIDSALQSCLKEKTREGEGLQKEVFGYLDSLSDNLKVIQAHATKQIQTLKKQHSDKSKVLKSDDIVSDQRLAQEIISQMDRMDISEEIFRFKEHLKSIKKLISSKDLIGKKLDFYTQELLREMNTIGSKSQMFKITQSVVDSKSIIERIREQSQNIE, from the coding sequence ATGAAAAGCATGACTTGTTATGGGTACGCCTCACAGAAAACAGACTTTGGCCTTATTGAAGTTTCAATCAAGAGCGTCAACGGTAGATTTTTGGAAATCAGAACCCATCTTCCTCCAGAATATTTAAAACTAGAAAGCGATATCAAAAAGCGCAGTACGAATATTTTAAGACGCGGATCCGTGAGCATTTTTATGGGTCGTAAAAAAGATCCATTAAAAGAAAGCGCACAAGTTTCCGTAAAAAAAGACCTCGCTAGAAATTGGATGAAGGCCTTTCACGATCTTTCTCAAGAGCTCAAAATAAAGTCATCAGTTTCCATGGATACAATCGCGCAAATTCCTAATTTATTTGTTATCAATGAAGACGTAGCGGTGACGCCAAAAGAAATCAAAACATTGAATGTACTTATAGATTCAGCACTGCAAAGCTGTCTAAAGGAAAAAACTAGAGAGGGCGAAGGTCTTCAAAAAGAAGTTTTCGGTTACCTAGATTCTTTGAGCGACAATTTAAAAGTGATCCAAGCGCACGCAACAAAGCAAATCCAAACTCTAAAAAAGCAGCACTCTGACAAGTCAAAAGTCTTAAAGAGCGATGACATTGTTTCTGACCAAAGACTTGCGCAAGAAATCATCTCTCAAATGGACAGAATGGATATTTCAGAGGAGATCTTTAGATTCAAAGAGCATTTAAAGTCGATTAAAAAGCTTATAAGCTCCAAGGATCTCATTGGTAAAAAGCTAGATTTCTACACACAAGAGCTCTTAAGAGAGATGAATACGATTGGATCAAAATCTCAGATGTTCAAGATCACTCAATCTGTGGTAGACTCTAAATCAATAATTGAAAGAATAAGAGAGCAGTCTCAAAACATAGAATAA
- the gmk gene encoding guanylate kinase has product MRTKLFIVSAPSGAGKSSLCEKAIQEFSNLDDIITYTTRIMRPGESQGNPYHFVSKEQFQELKDRGFFVEHATVHTNFYGTPSDVFEKAWSKNRYLIMDVDVQGADTFRKIFPNAVYIFIQPPSFDELRKRLQKRDGVNSKDLELRLANAKKEMEHVSRFEFQIVNDKFDKAYSEFKKIIEDIMQKG; this is encoded by the coding sequence ATGAGAACAAAACTATTTATAGTTTCAGCACCGAGTGGAGCCGGCAAGTCCTCGCTTTGTGAAAAAGCCATCCAAGAATTCTCTAATCTTGACGACATTATCACTTACACCACGCGCATTATGCGTCCTGGGGAATCTCAAGGAAATCCTTACCATTTTGTTTCGAAGGAACAATTTCAAGAACTAAAAGATCGTGGATTTTTTGTGGAGCATGCGACTGTACACACCAATTTTTATGGAACTCCGAGTGATGTTTTTGAGAAGGCATGGTCTAAAAATCGCTATTTGATTATGGATGTGGATGTTCAAGGAGCGGATACTTTCAGAAAGATTTTCCCGAATGCAGTGTACATTTTCATTCAGCCACCATCATTTGACGAGCTGCGCAAAAGACTTCAGAAACGTGATGGAGTGAATTCAAAGGATCTAGAACTCCGCTTAGCTAACGCCAAAAAGGAAATGGAGCACGTTTCGCGCTTTGAATTCCAAATCGTGAATGATAAATTCGACAAAGCCTACTCTGAATTCAAGAAAATCATTGAAGACATCATGCAAAAAGGTTAA
- the rpoZ gene encoding DNA-directed RNA polymerase subunit omega: MARITVEDCLENLPNRFALVMLVAKRAKQLIKGGTATLPAKDNKKIVLALREVAHGSVAFDGVDERRALNEISADLKK, encoded by the coding sequence GTGGCTAGAATTACAGTTGAAGATTGTTTAGAAAACCTTCCAAATCGATTTGCATTGGTTATGCTCGTTGCAAAAAGAGCTAAACAACTCATTAAAGGTGGAACGGCAACTCTTCCAGCAAAAGACAACAAGAAGATCGTTCTGGCGCTTAGAGAAGTGGCTCATGGTTCTGTAGCTTTTGATGGCGTTGATGAGAGACGTGCTTTGAATGAGATCAGTGCAGACCTCAAAAAATAG
- a CDS encoding bifunctional (p)ppGpp synthetase/guanosine-3',5'-bis(diphosphate) 3'-pyrophosphohydrolase, translating into MAEKTAIAAIQNEDKGLKPIKVLNDLLERITSYYPNADLEFIKKAYEMSEKAHEGQIRRSGEAYISHPLSVAGILTELKLDLNTVATGLLHDTVEDTTLTLKDIETHFGKNVAALVDGVTKISQMNYKNTHAKQAENVRKMMVAMGKDVRVVIVKLADRLHNMRTLSHMPYAKQARIAEETLDIYAPLAHRLGISNWKIELEDLALRYLKPDIYYSLAQKVAMKKTERERYIADVKKILDTEMKKEGIALEVQGRPKHLYSIYKKMQERNIEFEQIHDVLAFRIIVGSVAQCYEALGVVHSKYRPVPGRFKDFIAMAKTNNYQSLHTTVIGPEAERIEIQIRTKEMHDVAERGIAAHWNYKLGGTVDKTTIDKFNWIQDVLSEQSGVGDSSEFLENVKTDLFDSEIYVFTPKGDVHELPEGATPLDFAYAIHTNVGARTVGAKIDGRMVPLKHVLKNGDTVEILTSTTQKPSKDWLKMCITSRAQSKIRSFIRTEERKRATEIGQELLEKEMRGRQLSPDKYFKGQNLEKIKEKMKVVELEELFMQIGYGKVLAHEVGDLFAEKVAKSAEAEQETFLQKVFKSAAKKRKKSDSLIIVDGMSDLLVRYGKCCQPIPGDPIIGFISRGRGVTVHQASCQKVFSMDNDRQIDVSWNNQSEAGGMTKIRIVCQDAPGLLQKLSDPFATSGVNIYNAKIRTNKDQKAICIFDVKVKDTNQLLTVIQNLQKIKGVIKVDRVSGI; encoded by the coding sequence ATGGCAGAAAAAACGGCAATAGCAGCCATTCAAAATGAAGATAAGGGTTTAAAGCCAATCAAAGTTTTGAACGACCTTCTCGAGCGAATCACATCCTACTATCCAAATGCAGATTTAGAATTCATCAAAAAAGCTTACGAGATGTCTGAGAAAGCTCACGAGGGACAAATTCGTCGTAGTGGTGAAGCTTACATTTCTCATCCACTCTCAGTGGCTGGGATTCTTACAGAGTTAAAATTAGATTTAAATACCGTTGCTACAGGTCTTCTTCACGACACGGTAGAAGACACCACGCTCACTCTCAAAGATATCGAAACTCATTTCGGAAAAAACGTCGCGGCTCTTGTTGATGGCGTAACCAAGATTTCTCAGATGAATTACAAAAACACTCACGCAAAGCAAGCAGAGAACGTGCGCAAGATGATGGTTGCCATGGGTAAGGACGTTCGCGTGGTGATCGTAAAATTAGCTGATCGCCTTCACAATATGAGAACTTTGAGTCATATGCCTTACGCTAAACAAGCGCGCATTGCAGAGGAAACGTTGGATATCTATGCCCCTCTTGCACATAGATTGGGTATCAGCAATTGGAAGATCGAGTTAGAAGACTTAGCTCTTAGATATCTAAAGCCAGATATTTATTATTCTCTTGCGCAAAAAGTGGCGATGAAAAAAACAGAGCGAGAAAGATATATCGCGGATGTAAAAAAAATCTTAGATACCGAAATGAAGAAAGAAGGTATTGCTCTTGAAGTTCAAGGGAGACCAAAACATCTTTATTCTATTTACAAAAAAATGCAGGAAAGAAATATAGAGTTTGAACAGATTCATGACGTTCTTGCATTCAGAATTATCGTGGGATCGGTAGCTCAATGTTACGAAGCTCTCGGCGTGGTCCACAGTAAATATCGTCCGGTGCCGGGAAGATTCAAAGATTTTATCGCCATGGCAAAAACCAACAACTATCAAAGTTTGCACACCACTGTGATTGGCCCGGAGGCCGAGCGAATTGAAATTCAAATTCGTACCAAAGAAATGCACGACGTCGCTGAGCGTGGGATTGCCGCCCATTGGAACTACAAGCTGGGTGGAACGGTCGACAAAACCACGATTGATAAATTCAATTGGATCCAAGATGTACTCTCGGAGCAATCGGGAGTGGGGGATTCGAGCGAATTCCTAGAAAACGTAAAAACCGATCTTTTTGATTCTGAAATTTATGTGTTTACTCCAAAGGGTGACGTTCATGAATTGCCAGAGGGAGCGACTCCGTTAGATTTTGCCTACGCCATTCACACCAATGTGGGTGCCCGGACGGTGGGTGCAAAAATCGATGGAAGAATGGTTCCTTTAAAACATGTACTTAAAAATGGTGATACGGTTGAAATTTTAACTTCGACGACACAAAAGCCCTCCAAAGATTGGCTCAAGATGTGTATTACATCTCGTGCCCAATCCAAGATCAGAAGTTTCATTCGTACGGAAGAGAGAAAGCGCGCAACAGAAATTGGCCAAGAACTTTTAGAAAAAGAAATGAGAGGAAGACAGCTTTCTCCAGACAAATACTTTAAGGGCCAAAATTTAGAAAAAATAAAAGAAAAAATGAAAGTTGTAGAGTTGGAAGAACTCTTTATGCAAATCGGTTACGGTAAAGTTTTGGCCCACGAGGTGGGGGACCTGTTTGCAGAAAAAGTGGCGAAGTCGGCGGAAGCAGAACAAGAAACGTTCTTACAGAAAGTTTTCAAAAGTGCCGCCAAGAAAAGAAAGAAATCCGACTCCCTAATTATCGTAGATGGAATGTCTGATCTGTTGGTGAGATATGGTAAGTGCTGTCAGCCAATTCCAGGAGATCCAATCATTGGTTTTATCTCACGGGGGAGAGGCGTAACGGTTCACCAAGCTTCTTGCCAAAAAGTATTCTCCATGGATAACGATAGACAGATAGATGTGTCTTGGAACAACCAATCTGAAGCGGGCGGGATGACAAAGATACGAATAGTCTGTCAAGATGCTCCGGGGTTATTGCAGAAACTCTCAGATCCTTTTGCTACGAGCGGTGTGAACATCTACAATGCCAAAATTAGAACGAATAAAGACCAAAAAGCGATTTGTATCTTCGACGTAAAGGTGAAGGACACAAACCAACTTTTGACGGTGATTCAGAATCTTCAAAAAATCAAAGGCGTTATTAAAGTCGACAGAGTCAGCGGCATTTAG
- the ilvA gene encoding threonine ammonia-lyase has protein sequence MPDKNIISQKVVTLKDIESASETLKSLIKKTELDYSISCSKLIGTEVFLKFENTQLTGSFKIRGASNKIFHLTSEEKKRGVVASSAGNHAQGVALAASRLNVNSKIVMPIKAPLVKVTATKNYGAEVVLHGNYYDEAFEKAKEIEKAEGRVFVHPYDDFYVIAGQGTIGLEIVRDLPDVDTVVVPIGGGGLISGIATAVKALRPNCKIIGVQAEGAQSMTQSFKNKKITKISETVSTIADGIAVKGVSPYVFDNYIMKLVDDIVTVTEDEIAESIVFLMERAKSVVEGSGAVALAAAKKYKEKMGKKVCILLCGGNIDMNIIAKVIERGLMKNGRLTHIKVAVNDVPGVLSKLTSVFADHRCNIIEVIHDRSTAELHLGETSIEFILETSGWAQIDEIKKALSQYGRVI, from the coding sequence ATGCCAGACAAGAATATAATCAGTCAGAAAGTTGTCACTCTTAAAGACATCGAAAGTGCCAGTGAAACGCTCAAAAGTTTGATCAAAAAAACTGAGCTCGATTATTCCATCAGTTGTTCAAAGCTCATCGGTACAGAGGTTTTTTTAAAATTCGAAAACACACAGCTTACGGGAAGTTTTAAAATCCGTGGGGCTTCCAATAAAATTTTTCATCTTACCTCCGAAGAAAAAAAGCGTGGAGTCGTGGCAAGTTCTGCCGGAAACCATGCGCAAGGTGTTGCGCTTGCAGCATCAAGATTGAACGTAAATTCTAAAATTGTAATGCCTATAAAAGCTCCGCTTGTGAAAGTGACAGCAACAAAAAATTATGGTGCTGAAGTAGTGCTTCATGGAAACTACTACGATGAAGCTTTCGAAAAAGCGAAAGAAATTGAAAAAGCTGAAGGCCGAGTCTTTGTTCATCCATATGATGATTTCTATGTGATCGCTGGCCAAGGGACAATTGGTTTAGAAATCGTGAGAGATCTTCCTGATGTGGATACGGTTGTTGTCCCTATTGGAGGAGGTGGACTCATTTCAGGTATCGCGACTGCCGTGAAAGCCTTGAGACCCAACTGCAAGATCATCGGTGTACAAGCCGAAGGCGCGCAATCAATGACTCAGTCGTTTAAAAATAAAAAAATTACTAAAATTTCAGAAACAGTCTCCACAATTGCTGATGGTATTGCTGTAAAAGGTGTTTCGCCGTACGTCTTTGATAATTATATTATGAAGTTGGTAGATGATATCGTTACCGTTACAGAAGACGAAATTGCAGAAAGCATCGTATTTTTGATGGAGAGAGCAAAATCTGTAGTTGAAGGATCGGGTGCTGTCGCACTGGCAGCTGCAAAAAAATATAAAGAAAAAATGGGTAAGAAAGTTTGCATTCTTCTCTGCGGCGGAAATATCGATATGAATATCATCGCTAAAGTTATTGAGCGAGGTTTAATGAAAAACGGTAGGCTCACACACATCAAAGTGGCGGTGAACGATGTTCCTGGAGTACTTTCAAAACTCACCTCCGTTTTTGCAGACCATAGATGCAATATCATTGAAGTGATTCATGATCGCAGCACAGCCGAATTACATTTGGGTGAAACATCTATCGAGTTCATTCTTGAAACAAGTGGTTGGGCACAGATTGACGAAATCAAAAAAGCTCTCTCACAATATGGAAGGGTGATATGA
- the hisC gene encoding histidinol-phosphate transaminase, with protein MKISPFIQNLKPYVAGKSIEEVQREYGLKEIVKLASNENALGPNPKVLEAARKALTDIHRYPDASYITSKKIIATHFKVQPNNISLGNGSNELIDMLIRVFCEPNQDEILISQASFIAYKVCAHVNRVNVTEVPIKKNFQMDIEAMANALTDKHKIIFLPNPNNPTGMYISRKELEPLLNKVRGRGDVLLVIDEAYNEFVRAADYPNSQSLFKEFKNVVVLRTFAKVHGLAGLRLGFMMADPHIVDLLERIRLPFNVSNITASTIDVALNDSDYIKKSQEVVWQGLEYFESELKNMGLEYCPSQGNFIFFDLKADSSLIFEELLKRGVILRPVKNYGFPTHMRMSVGTMAENKKAIESLKEVLKNI; from the coding sequence ATGAAAATTTCCCCATTTATCCAAAATCTCAAACCTTACGTTGCCGGAAAATCTATCGAAGAAGTACAAAGAGAGTACGGATTAAAAGAAATCGTAAAACTAGCAAGCAACGAAAATGCTTTAGGCCCAAACCCAAAAGTTTTAGAAGCTGCAAGGAAAGCACTCACAGATATTCACAGATATCCAGATGCTTCTTACATCACCTCTAAGAAAATCATTGCCACCCACTTTAAGGTTCAACCTAATAATATTAGCTTGGGAAATGGCTCCAATGAATTGATTGATATGTTGATCAGAGTTTTCTGTGAGCCCAATCAAGATGAGATATTAATTTCTCAAGCCTCATTTATTGCATACAAAGTTTGTGCACATGTGAACCGCGTGAATGTGACGGAAGTGCCTATCAAAAAAAATTTCCAAATGGACATCGAAGCCATGGCAAATGCTTTGACAGATAAGCATAAAATTATTTTCTTACCGAATCCAAATAATCCCACAGGAATGTATATTTCTCGTAAAGAACTCGAGCCATTACTGAACAAAGTGCGTGGACGCGGGGATGTGCTTCTTGTGATCGATGAAGCTTACAACGAATTTGTGAGAGCTGCGGATTATCCAAATTCTCAAAGTTTATTTAAAGAATTTAAAAATGTCGTAGTGCTAAGAACTTTTGCCAAAGTTCATGGCCTGGCAGGATTAAGACTTGGGTTTATGATGGCCGATCCTCACATTGTGGATTTATTAGAAAGAATCAGACTTCCGTTCAATGTGAGCAATATTACAGCATCTACAATTGACGTCGCGCTCAATGACTCTGATTATATTAAAAAATCTCAGGAAGTGGTTTGGCAGGGCTTAGAGTATTTTGAATCTGAGCTCAAAAACATGGGTTTGGAATATTGCCCTTCGCAAGGTAACTTTATTTTCTTTGACTTAAAAGCCGACTCGTCTTTAATTTTTGAAGAGCTATTAAAGAGGGGCGTGATTTTGAGACCCGTAAAAAACTACGGATTTCCAACTCACATGAGAATGTCGGTGGGCACGATGGCAGAAAATAAAAAAGCTATCGAAAGCTTAAAAGAAGTACTGAAAAATATTTAG
- the cmk gene encoding (d)CMP kinase, whose amino-acid sequence MSFVITIDGPAASGKSSVSRELAKRLGCDWVSTGSFYRGLAYVAQQTNANLDNEGDIAKLAQSKIWKVQMSPEKTHVVFDGKDVTAEAHQESVGLVASKISQYPTVRKMLLGAQRDCQTPKGLVAEGRDCGSVVFPNAELKIYLDADSENRALRRSQQTGSNAQEVEKQQKVRDNQDLTRTVAPLMAPQGAHIIDTSTMTLHEVVEHIEELSKSILTNKNK is encoded by the coding sequence ATGAGTTTTGTAATTACAATTGATGGACCCGCAGCTTCCGGAAAAAGTTCTGTGAGTCGTGAATTGGCAAAACGTTTAGGTTGTGACTGGGTCTCTACGGGATCATTCTATCGTGGGTTGGCATACGTCGCTCAACAGACCAATGCAAATCTAGACAACGAAGGCGACATCGCCAAACTTGCTCAATCTAAAATTTGGAAAGTTCAAATGAGCCCAGAAAAAACTCACGTGGTTTTTGACGGGAAAGATGTAACGGCTGAGGCTCACCAAGAGAGCGTGGGTTTGGTGGCGAGTAAGATTAGCCAATATCCAACAGTCAGAAAAATGCTTTTAGGAGCTCAAAGAGACTGCCAAACACCAAAGGGACTTGTTGCAGAAGGGCGAGACTGTGGCAGCGTCGTTTTTCCCAATGCTGAACTCAAAATTTACCTCGATGCCGACAGCGAGAACCGCGCTTTAAGACGTTCGCAACAGACAGGATCTAATGCTCAAGAGGTCGAAAAACAGCAAAAAGTAAGAGATAACCAAGACTTAACAAGAACAGTAGCTCCGCTAATGGCTCCTCAAGGCGCTCATATTATCGATACGAGTACGATGACTTTGCATGAAGTGGTAGAACACATTGAAGAGCTTTCTAAGTCCATTCTTACGAATAAGAATAAGTAA
- a CDS encoding 30S ribosomal protein S1 yields MSKQAEARKKVLAALDALDVEVEGAKSAQNGKESFSKLFEESAREATFSQGDVVTATIIETQSDYVLVDINYKSEGLIPIHEFRTGAGTLSVKPGDKIEVYIEKIENENGMAVLSKDKADMLKAWNDISRAAENQEQVEGTVISKVKGGLCVDIGVKAFLPGSQIDIRPVRNLDIYVGKKYKFKVIKFNKKRGNIVLSRRAILEEERTSLKTQTIDTMREGAKVNGIVKNITDYGAFIDLGGIDGLLHITDMSWGRVKHPSELIKLGDEIDVVVLKYDQEKERVSLGLKQLQDDPWQKVKEKYTPGTKVSGKIVSLAEYGAFVELNDGIEGLIHVSEMSWTKKVKHPSQLLKEGEAVEVQVLEVDSENRRISLGLKQLQPNPWLELKDTYPPGTIIEGEIKSVTEFGIFVGIEDEIDGLVHISDFSWTKRVNHPSEMFKKGEKIRAVVLGVDIDNERFSLGIKQLDGDPWSAIDDKFPVGSQHDVKVTKTADFGVFVELDSDIEGLIHISELSKNRITKPEEVVQVNDTIKAEVVTIDKEARRIGLSAKLVQLRAEKADVGEYMKKAKATSKTSLGDLFGDALKGKNEE; encoded by the coding sequence ATGAGTAAACAAGCAGAAGCTAGAAAAAAAGTTTTAGCCGCACTCGATGCCCTTGATGTAGAAGTTGAAGGTGCAAAGAGCGCCCAAAACGGAAAAGAATCTTTCTCCAAATTGTTTGAAGAGTCAGCTAGAGAAGCGACGTTCTCACAAGGTGATGTTGTTACGGCAACGATCATTGAAACTCAATCTGACTACGTATTAGTCGATATCAACTACAAATCTGAAGGTCTAATTCCAATTCACGAATTCAGAACTGGTGCTGGCACTCTAAGTGTAAAACCAGGTGATAAGATTGAAGTTTACATTGAAAAAATTGAAAATGAAAATGGCATGGCTGTATTGTCAAAAGACAAAGCAGATATGTTGAAAGCATGGAACGATATTTCGCGTGCAGCAGAAAACCAAGAGCAAGTAGAGGGTACAGTTATCTCTAAAGTGAAGGGCGGATTGTGTGTGGATATCGGTGTTAAGGCATTCTTACCTGGATCACAAATTGATATTAGACCAGTGAGAAACCTTGATATTTATGTTGGCAAAAAATATAAATTCAAAGTTATCAAGTTCAACAAAAAACGCGGTAACATCGTTCTATCTCGTAGAGCAATCTTAGAAGAAGAAAGAACATCTCTTAAAACTCAAACTATCGATACAATGAGAGAAGGCGCTAAAGTAAATGGTATTGTGAAAAACATTACGGATTACGGTGCGTTTATCGATCTAGGTGGAATCGATGGTCTTTTACATATCACAGACATGAGCTGGGGTAGAGTAAAGCATCCTTCTGAGTTGATTAAACTTGGAGATGAAATCGACGTTGTAGTACTTAAGTACGATCAAGAAAAAGAGAGAGTATCTCTTGGTCTAAAACAACTTCAAGATGACCCATGGCAAAAAGTAAAAGAGAAATACACTCCAGGAACAAAAGTTTCCGGAAAAATCGTTTCTCTTGCGGAGTATGGTGCATTCGTTGAATTGAATGACGGCATTGAAGGCTTAATCCACGTTTCAGAAATGAGCTGGACTAAAAAAGTGAAGCACCCTTCTCAATTATTGAAAGAAGGCGAAGCAGTAGAAGTTCAAGTTCTAGAAGTTGATTCTGAGAACAGAAGAATTTCTCTTGGCTTAAAACAACTTCAACCGAACCCATGGTTAGAATTGAAAGACACATATCCACCAGGGACAATCATCGAAGGCGAAATCAAATCCGTTACGGAATTTGGTATCTTCGTTGGTATTGAAGACGAGATCGATGGACTTGTTCACATCTCTGACTTCTCTTGGACAAAGCGTGTGAATCATCCTTCGGAAATGTTCAAAAAAGGTGAGAAAATTCGTGCGGTTGTTTTAGGTGTTGATATCGATAACGAAAGATTCAGCCTTGGTATTAAGCAATTAGATGGCGACCCATGGTCAGCTATTGACGACAAATTCCCAGTTGGCTCTCAACATGACGTTAAAGTTACGAAGACAGCTGATTTTGGTGTATTTGTTGAACTCGATTCAGATATCGAAGGTTTAATCCATATTTCTGAACTTTCTAAAAACCGTATCACTAAGCCTGAAGAAGTAGTTCAAGTTAATGATACGATCAAAGCTGAAGTTGTTACTATCGACAAAGAAGCTAGAAGAATCGGATTGTCTGCGAAACTCGTTCAATTGAGAGCTGAAAAAGCGGATGTGGGCGAATACATGAAGAAAGCAAAGGCAACGTCAAAGACTAGCTTGGGCGATCTATTCGGTGATGCACTTAAAGGCAAAAACGAAGAATAA
- the sppA gene encoding signal peptide peptidase SppA, with protein sequence MRKFFQFIGVVVVVGFLFTLLAGGLFSSVFKSKEHVSGNAIMKLELDGIIMDGKTFLKQLRKYREVPEIKGILVHVNSPGGVVGPSQEIYAELKRTKEVYKKPIVVSGSGLVASGAFYAAMAADKFVTNPGTLVGSIGVIMEFANLEKLYDWAKIKRFVIKTGAYKDTGAEYREMREDEKKFLQGLMDDVLLQFKKAIAEGRNLPMEKVTPYADGRIFTGEQAVALGFADQVGTYTDALEILGEMTKLGKNPEVFEPPREYDSIMEFITSNQEESRSENKAINIMTNQLKMMGQPLFMMKGTFGE encoded by the coding sequence ATGAGAAAGTTTTTTCAATTTATTGGTGTTGTCGTTGTTGTTGGTTTTCTTTTTACCCTTCTTGCGGGTGGATTATTTTCTTCAGTATTTAAAAGTAAAGAACATGTGAGCGGAAACGCAATCATGAAACTCGAACTTGATGGCATCATCATGGACGGAAAAACATTCTTAAAACAATTAAGAAAGTACCGTGAAGTTCCAGAGATCAAAGGTATTCTAGTTCATGTGAATTCTCCAGGCGGAGTGGTTGGTCCAAGCCAAGAAATCTACGCTGAGCTCAAAAGAACAAAAGAAGTATATAAAAAACCCATCGTGGTGAGTGGATCAGGTTTGGTGGCAAGTGGAGCGTTCTATGCGGCGATGGCTGCGGACAAGTTTGTTACAAATCCAGGAACTCTTGTTGGTTCCATCGGCGTGATCATGGAGTTTGCAAATTTAGAAAAACTTTATGATTGGGCAAAGATCAAAAGATTTGTGATCAAGACGGGCGCTTACAAAGACACGGGTGCTGAGTATAGAGAAATGAGAGAGGACGAGAAAAAATTCCTTCAAGGCCTAATGGATGATGTTTTGCTTCAGTTCAAAAAAGCCATCGCTGAAGGCCGTAATCTGCCGATGGAGAAAGTAACTCCCTATGCTGACGGAAGAATCTTCACGGGCGAACAAGCTGTGGCTTTGGGTTTTGCTGATCAAGTGGGAACTTACACAGATGCTTTAGAAATTTTGGGTGAAATGACAAAGCTCGGGAAAAATCCTGAAGTTTTTGAGCCACCAAGAGAATACGACAGCATTATGGAATTCATCACTTCCAACCAAGAAGAATCTCGATCCGAAAATAAAGCCATCAACATTATGACAAATCAATTGAAGATGATGGGGCAACCGCTATTTATGATGAAGGGAACTTTCGGTGAATAA
- a CDS encoding HIT domain-containing protein, protein MNNRTSGLGARLSILFRPDRWKYIKRTDADKECVFCQAGRLESSFDTLTVYKTNYSMIVLNKYPYNTGHILVIPKRHEGDYLTLTQSEFEDLHNTLRLAVKAVKDVYEAHGTNLGLNLDKAAGAGIPDHLHYHVVPRFRGDMNFFPLIAETKVVPEALEETYRKLSAYFRNKANIMGAKG, encoded by the coding sequence GTGAATAATCGTACAAGTGGTCTTGGGGCAAGGCTTTCAATTTTATTTAGACCCGACCGTTGGAAATACATTAAGCGTACCGATGCAGATAAAGAATGCGTTTTCTGCCAAGCGGGGAGACTTGAAAGTTCTTTTGATACACTGACAGTTTATAAAACAAATTATTCGATGATTGTTTTAAATAAATATCCTTACAATACAGGGCACATCTTAGTTATTCCAAAGCGTCACGAAGGTGATTATTTAACACTCACGCAAAGTGAATTTGAAGATCTACACAACACTCTAAGACTTGCTGTAAAAGCAGTAAAAGATGTTTATGAAGCTCACGGCACGAACTTGGGACTAAATTTAGATAAAGCAGCAGGCGCGGGAATTCCCGATCATTTGCACTACCATGTGGTTCCAAGATTTAGAGGTGACATGAATTTCTTCCCATTGATTGCAGAAACAAAGGTAGTTCCTGAAGCTCTAGAGGAAACTTACCGTAAACTCAGTGCGTACTTTAGAAATAAGGCGAATATCATGGGAGCTAAAGGTTAA
- the mce gene encoding methylmalonyl-CoA epimerase: MRPGFEIDHIGVAVESLEKGFEFYKHMGWTKMDTEVVASEKVKVGFIQFENNVSVELLEPTSPESAVAKFLAKRGPGIHHICYRVKNIEKVMEKLKNEGVRLIHEKPFKGAHNCKVCFIHPASCSGVLVELSEKMLSEKMAEEK, translated from the coding sequence ATGAGACCAGGTTTTGAAATAGATCATATTGGTGTAGCAGTTGAAAGCCTCGAAAAAGGTTTTGAATTCTACAAGCATATGGGTTGGACAAAAATGGACACTGAAGTTGTTGCTTCAGAAAAAGTAAAAGTTGGATTTATCCAATTTGAAAACAATGTTTCTGTAGAGTTGCTTGAGCCGACTTCGCCGGAGAGTGCTGTTGCTAAATTTTTAGCAAAAAGAGGTCCAGGAATTCACCATATTTGTTACCGAGTTAAAAACATTGAAAAAGTAATGGAAAAACTCAAAAATGAAGGAGTCAGACTTATTCATGAGAAACCCTTCAAAGGTGCCCATAATTGCAAAGTCTGTTTTATTCATCCTGCAAGTTGCAGTGGCGTTCTCGTAGAATTAAGTGAGAAGATGTTAAGTGAAAAAATGGCGGAGGAGAAATAA